From the genome of Halobacteriovorax marinus SJ:
TACTCAACAAGTTCTTACTGGACGACTACTTTCTCTTGCTTTAAGTGACGAACTAAGCGAAGAGTCTAAGAGAGTAAAGTTAACTTCTAAGTTCTCTCTACTTGCTGAGAAAATTGATCACCTTATTTCAAGATCAAAAGAAATCAAAGATATTGCAGAGTCTGTTTATAATCATAAAGGTTTCTTCTATACGGGAAGAGGTATTTACTATCCAGTCGCTCTAGAAGGAGCATTAAAGTTAAAAGAAATCGCTTACGTACACGCTGAAGGTTATGCCGCTGGTGAATTGAAGCACGGGCCTATCGCGATGATTGATGAGGACATGGTTAATGTTGCTCTAGTAGGACCAGAGTTATTTGAAAAGACAGTTTCAAATATTCAAGAAATCAAAGCGAGAAAGGGCGTTATTTTAACAATCGGTCCTAAAGACCACGAAGAGTTGGAAGAGTTATCTGATTACTACTTTGGTATTGATTTTGATGGACTTGAAGAGCTCTCTCCAATTTATATAAATATTGTAAATCAATTACTTGCTTACTATATCGCCAAATATAAAGGGACAGATATTGATAAGCCGAGAAATTTAGCAAAATCTGTAACGGTTGAATAGAATGGATTTAAGTGGATTAAACGAGCAACAAAGAAAAGCAGTTCTTAGAACAGACGGGCCAGTGATGATCTTGGCCGGTGCGGGTTCAGGAAAAACAAAAACTCTAGTCACAAGAATTTCTTATTTACTAGAGGAGTTGCACGTTAGTCCATATCAAGTTCTAGCGCTAACATTCTCTAATAAAGCCGCACGTGAAATGAGAGACCGAATTGGTTCTATGGTTGAAGCTGATGTTGGAGCATTACAGATCACAACTTTTCACGCATTCTGCGCAAGAATATTAAGAAGTGAAGCTAATTACCTAGGGCTATCTAGAAATTTTACTATCTATGATACTTCAGAACAAAAGGCCGTTGTAAAGGCCATACTAGGTAGACATGGAATATCAACTAAAGAAGTGTCTCCTTTTGAGGTGCTCTACTATATGGATGACCTTAAAAATCATGGTCATTATCTTGGAAGAGATATTTCAGAGTGCGATTATGAAATTGACCAGGGAGACTCGTTTTTTACTTTCTATCAAGAGTATGAGGCGGAACTTCACAAGGCCAACGCTGTTGACTTTGGGAGTCTTATCACTGGTGTTATTCAACTCTTTGAAAAATTTCCAGATGTTTTAAAACGCTATCAAGAAAGATTTAAGTATCTTCTTGTAGATGAGTATCAAGATACAAATAGAGCGCAATTTGAATTAGTGAAAATGCTTAGTGAGCAGAATCGTAATGTCTGTGTTGTTGGAGATGAGGATCAGTCTATCTACTCATGGCGTGGAGCGGATATTAGAAATATTTTAGACTTTGAAGAAGTCTTCTCTGATGCAAAAATTTTAAAGTTAGAACAAAACTATAGATCGAGTAAGAATATTATTGAAGCGGCAACTCATGTCATCGCAAGAAATTCCCAGAGAAAGGGAAAAGATATGTGGACTAATAATCCACATGGTGAAGATATAGATATCGTTGAATGTTTTAATGATAAAACTGAGGGCGAGTTTGTGGCCCAAAAAATTCGCGAACTCTCAAAGGAAGGTCATCCATTTAAGGAAATGGCCGTTTTTTACAGAACAAATACTCAGTCGAGACTCATAGAAGATAATTTAAGAAAGAATAATATTCCCTACCGAGTCGTTGGAGGGGTTAAGTTTTACGAACGAAAAGAAATTAAAGATCTCATCGCCTATATGAGAATTGTGGTTAATGAGAAAGACTCTCTGGCCTTGAGTCGAATCATCAATGTTCCTGCTAGAGGAATTGGCGCAACAACACTTAGAAAGCTTGAGAATGAAGCTGTTACTAATAATTGCTCATTGTGGGAAATGCTCGATACTGTCGTGGCCAATCCTGAGAATTATAAACATATTCGCCTCTCTGCTAAGGTTAAGTCTGCACTTAGCCACTTAGTGACTCTTATTAATGAGGTAAGAGTTTCTGTGGATAATGTTGCTCCAAGCTCTTTATATGAGAAATTATTGCATGAGTCTGGATACTGGGACTTTCTTAAATCGAGTAAGGACTATGAGTCTCAGGCAAGAATGGAGAACTTAGAAGAGCTTCAAAATGCAATCGTGCAGTACGAAGAGTCTAATAAATCTCCCTCTCTACTAAATTTCTTGGAAACCATTACATTGGATACTTCTGGAGAAGGGGATAACCCTGAAAATACTGGTGAAGTTTCTTTAATGACAATTCACGGAGCGAAGGGGCTTGAATTTCTTCACGTCTTTGTGACGGGAGCTGAGGAAAATATTTTTCCAAGTTATAAGAGTCTTGAAAATGGTGAAACAGCAATAGAAGAAGAGAGAAGACTATTCTATGTGGCCATGACAAGGGCCATGGAAAAACTATATATAACATTTGCTCAGGGAAGAATGCTCTTTGGCCAGTTAAGGTTTAATGGACCAAGTCGATTCCTACATGAAATTCCTAATAAGTACTACCAATGGCGTAAGCCTAATGGATCTACAATGTCCTCTGGAAACTCTTGGGATAGTGAAGATGATTTTGATGACTACAATCAAGACCAATCCTACGACGAAGGTGAGGCAGTCTATCAAGTGGCTTCGTTTAAAGAAGAGAAGAGTGCTCCAAAGGCCAAGTTCCCTAAAGGTGTTAAAATTATTCACTCACTCTACGGTGAGGGAACTGTCTTAGATTCTTCTGGGTATGGTGCTGAAGAGAAGGTATCAATTAAGTTCTCAGACGGTGCCAGAAAGAAATTCTTAGTTAAATTTGCGCCATTAGTTCTTGCTTAGTAGTGGTCCTATGCACTCGGGTAAGACTCATTAGTGTTTGACCCAATCTCTCTAAATTGTGATAATGACTTCTAGCAATACTCAAAAGGATTTGAAGCATGAAGTCAAAAAAGCTATTGATCATTAGCTCAGTTTTAGGATTATTATTTCTCGGACTATTTACTGGAGCGTACTTTTACGCGAAATCACTAGTAACTCCTAAGAAAGTTAGAGAGATATCCCTTACTTTCCTGAAAAAAACATTTCCGAAATCAAAAATCGAATTGGGAAAAACAGAAATAGACTTTGGGCTTTCTGTCGTGGTTAACGTTGAGTCTCTTTCTATTAGCGGTCCATCACATGATCTTGCTTCACTTAAAAACCTACAAATAAATGTACCAATTTTTTCAATCCTTACTGGTGGTGGAGATCTCAGTGTTACTTTAAATTCTCCAAATATTCATTATGTTGAAACGAAGAAATCTAATAATTGGAGCTTGGCCCTTGCTAGCGAGAAAGCTAAGACGGCTTCACAAGCAAAGAAGCAGGCATCCGAAGCGGCCAATAAGGAGGAGAGTTCTGCTGCAAAATTAGCCGTTCCAACATTTCTCTTAAATAGTACTGCAAGCTTAGATGTGAAAAATCTAATCGTTCACTACGATTTAAAGGATGGTAGTAAGGGAAATGTGAATCTTGAAAAAGTCTTATTAAAGAAGATTGGAGTTCAGAATTCAAGCGCCTATGAAATAAGCTCTAATATAGATTATAAAATGAAAACAGGTGAGCTAGTTAAGTTAGATGCATTATTAATAGGTCAGTTTAATCTTACAGAAATTATATCTAAGCAAAAAGTGGACACTGTTTCTGTTTTAAAGATTAAGAATATGATGGTACCTGGTTTGAAAAACACATTGCCAGAAATTAAGGCCGACATTAAAACCTCTGTAGAGAAGAGTGGAAAAATATTTATAGCTTCTGATATCTCGTTCTTAGATAAGAATAAAATTTCATTGGAAGTGCATATGAATAATGGAAGTGTTGATGTGAAGAAGATCAATACGGAATTATTCTTAAAGGATCTCTTATCTATAGCAGACCTGCATATTGCCTCTCTATCTCCAAAGGGAAGTAGCATAAAATTAAATGGAGACCTTAAACTAAGCAAGAAAGGTTATATTACTCCAAACTTAAATTTCTCCCTAGGGCCAGAGCTAACGTATGTTGACAAGAATTTCACAACTAAAACGACTTTAAATGGTTCGCTAGTTAAGAAAAGTTTTAAAGCAAAGGCGGAAGCTAAGGTCTTAGACGGTACTGTCATTTTTCAAAACGTGATGACTATTGACTTGAATAATCCACCTAGTGCTAAGAATTTACCAGTCAGTAATACTCTCTTAAATGTACAGAATATTTCTATTTCAGAAGGATTAATTCAAGAGATGCTCTACGCTAAAAGTGCAGAGGCACAAGCAGCATCAGAGTCAAGTTCAAACTCAGAGGCCAGTAAAGAAGAACCAAAACCAGGCGTCGTTCCAATTATTCCTCCTGGAAGTTTAACTATAAAGATGAACAATGTAAAAATTGGTCAAAAGCCTTTTAACTTAGAATCTAAATTAAATTTAACTCCCAATAAAGTTGAATTGAAAAATGCTGATTTTACTTTTTCAAATGGAAAGGGTGCTTCGAGTGCTGTTGTGAACTTGGCCAAGAGTGGAGTAAATGGGGTCTTTGATTTTAACTTGAGTAAATTTGACCTAGTCGCTTTGAAACCATTTCTTCCAAAGAAAGTTCTCTCTGGTGTTCATGGAGTCTTTTCAGGTAAGGCCAATGGGAAATTCGCAACGACGAGCAAGGGTGTAAGTTATGATGTGCTCACAAATGTAAGTGCAGTCAATGGAGAGTTGAGTGGTGTTAATATCGGCGATTATATTAAACCAATTATCAATTCAATTCCTAAGCTTGGAGAAAAATACGCAGGTAAGGAAATAGATGTAGATGGAAAGTTTTCAAGCCTATCGTTGAATGGAAGATTTAAAGAAAATCTCTATGCTATCAAGTCTTCTAAATTTGTAGACTCTAAGAAATATTTAGAAGTAACTGGTAGCGGAAATATCAGTCCTATTGCTACAAAGAAGAGTACATTCGACGTAAACTATAAAGACCTATCAGGTAAGATATCTCCCGTACTTAAGAGAGAGATTGGAACAGAAATAGTTCCTTTAAGGCTAGTTGGAACGGGCTTCTCTCTTAAGCCAGATATTCAATACACTTTGAAGAAAGTTTCAAAGACTGCTGTTAAAGTTCAGGCAAAAAAACAAGTAGAAAAGTTTTTGAAAAAAGACGGAAAGAAGAAAATTAATAAATTATTAAAAGGACTATTCAATTGAGCAAAGTTGTAAGCCCCTTATCTTGGAAGGATGGGGTTCTTTCTCTATTAGATCAGAGAAAACTTCCATTAGAAGAAATTATTGTAGAAAATAAAACGATAGAGGATGCTTATAATTCTATCAAGGATATGGTTGTAAGAGGAGCTCCTCTCATCGGTTATACTGGCATTTTTGGGATGGCCTTATTTGCAAGAGGCAACCGAGGAGCCAGCATAGATGAGTATAAGAAAGCTGCCGAGTATCTAAATTCATCGAGACCAACAGCAGTTAATCTTGCCTATGAATTAGACCGATGTGTTGAGTTGATTGACCAATTAATTAATGCAGGAAATTCAGAAAAAATTGAAGACGAATTAATCTCTTTTGGGCATGCTCAATTAGATCTTATTCATAGAGATAATCTAGCGATGGCCAATATTGCGATGAAAGATCTCATCGAGCGATTCGGTAAGAGAAAGTATCGAATCATGACTCTTTGTAATACAGGCTACCTTGCCTGTGGACCAATGGGAACGGCACTGGGAGTGATAAGTCACTTATTTGAAAATGATCTTATAGAACACGTCTATGCTTCTGAAACGAGACCTTATATGCAAGGAGCAAGACTAACTTCCTATGAATTGAAGAAGCAAGGAGTTCCACATGACATTGTTGTTGAGGGTTCTTTCTCATATTTAATGAAAAATAAACTGGTAGACGCTATTTTTATTGGAGCAGATCGAATTGTAAAAAATGGAGATACTGCTAATAAAATTGGATCTTCTACTTTAAGTATTGTGGCCAAACATTATGGTGTTCCATTCTTTGTCGTGGCCCCAACAAGTTCATTTGACTTCACCTCTGAAGAAGGAAGTGAGATACCAATTGAAATGAGAGATGAGAATGAGATTCTCTCTTTTAGAGATCAAAGAGTTGCCCCAGAGGGAACTTCTGCACTAAATCCAAGCTTTGATGTTACAGATGCAAATTGTATTACAGGTATTATTTGTGAAAGTGGAATGATCGACCCTGTCACGAGAGAGAATCTTTTAAAAGTGACAGGTCAGGAATGATTCGTGCGAGCATTGATATAGGCTCTAATAGCTGCCTTCTTTGCGTCTTAGATCTGGAAGAGAGTGGCTTTAGAGTTATTGAAAGTGAATCTAGAATAACATCACTAGGAAAAGATTTAGATGTTAACCAGGAGTTTCTAGAAGAATCTATTCAAAGAACAGTCAAAGCACTCACCGAGTACAAAGCAATTTTAGATTCTCATGAGATCTCTGCAAGTGATGTCGTTGTGACAGCTACGGAAGCTTCTAGAGTTGCCAAAAACTTCTCAATACTAAGAGATATTGTAAAAAATCAATTAGGCTTTATCATTCAAATTATTTCTGGAGAAGGGGAAGCTTTCTATACGGCAAGAGGTGTTGTAAGCGGAGCCTCGAAAGGAAGAGATATCGTATCTATTATGGATATTGGAGGAGCTTCCACTGAACTCATAAGAGTAAATGCAAAAACTCATGAAATAATTTCATCAGTGAGTCTTCCTATTGGCTCTGTTCGTGCAACTGACTGGCTAGAGAAGAAAGCTTTTGATGATAACTTTGAGAAAATAATAAAGGATAATAATTTATCAGAATATAGAACTGATGAATTAATTTGTGTTGCTGGAACAATGACAACTTTAGCGGCCATGCTAAAGAACTTAGACTCTTTTAATGAAGATGATGTTGAAGGTTATGAGTTCAAATATGCAACTCTTTCAAAAATATTAGGTGAATTGGAAAATAAGTCTGAAACAGAAATTTTAGAGGCTTATCCTATTTGTGGAAAGCGTGCCTTTAGTATCTATGGGGGCACACTCGTAGCAAAGAAGATATCAGAAGTTATTAATTGCAATTCATTTAAGATTTCTACTCTAGGACTTCGCCATGGAGTTTTACTTTCAGGAGGAATTGATGAACGATATATCTAATGACGATCATTTTAAAGATGTCGTTAAAATAAAGAAAGGTTCTGTCTTATTTCATGAAGGCGAGAACTCTACCTACCTCTATGTGATCGCCAAAGGAAAGATTCAACTGATTAAGGAAGATGATAATGGAGTA
Proteins encoded in this window:
- a CDS encoding ATP-dependent helicase, with translation MDLSGLNEQQRKAVLRTDGPVMILAGAGSGKTKTLVTRISYLLEELHVSPYQVLALTFSNKAAREMRDRIGSMVEADVGALQITTFHAFCARILRSEANYLGLSRNFTIYDTSEQKAVVKAILGRHGISTKEVSPFEVLYYMDDLKNHGHYLGRDISECDYEIDQGDSFFTFYQEYEAELHKANAVDFGSLITGVIQLFEKFPDVLKRYQERFKYLLVDEYQDTNRAQFELVKMLSEQNRNVCVVGDEDQSIYSWRGADIRNILDFEEVFSDAKILKLEQNYRSSKNIIEAATHVIARNSQRKGKDMWTNNPHGEDIDIVECFNDKTEGEFVAQKIRELSKEGHPFKEMAVFYRTNTQSRLIEDNLRKNNIPYRVVGGVKFYERKEIKDLIAYMRIVVNEKDSLALSRIINVPARGIGATTLRKLENEAVTNNCSLWEMLDTVVANPENYKHIRLSAKVKSALSHLVTLINEVRVSVDNVAPSSLYEKLLHESGYWDFLKSSKDYESQARMENLEELQNAIVQYEESNKSPSLLNFLETITLDTSGEGDNPENTGEVSLMTIHGAKGLEFLHVFVTGAEENIFPSYKSLENGETAIEEERRLFYVAMTRAMEKLYITFAQGRMLFGQLRFNGPSRFLHEIPNKYYQWRKPNGSTMSSGNSWDSEDDFDDYNQDQSYDEGEAVYQVASFKEEKSAPKAKFPKGVKIIHSLYGEGTVLDSSGYGAEEKVSIKFSDGARKKFLVKFAPLVLA
- a CDS encoding AsmA family protein, which produces MKSKKLLIISSVLGLLFLGLFTGAYFYAKSLVTPKKVREISLTFLKKTFPKSKIELGKTEIDFGLSVVVNVESLSISGPSHDLASLKNLQINVPIFSILTGGGDLSVTLNSPNIHYVETKKSNNWSLALASEKAKTASQAKKQASEAANKEESSAAKLAVPTFLLNSTASLDVKNLIVHYDLKDGSKGNVNLEKVLLKKIGVQNSSAYEISSNIDYKMKTGELVKLDALLIGQFNLTEIISKQKVDTVSVLKIKNMMVPGLKNTLPEIKADIKTSVEKSGKIFIASDISFLDKNKISLEVHMNNGSVDVKKINTELFLKDLLSIADLHIASLSPKGSSIKLNGDLKLSKKGYITPNLNFSLGPELTYVDKNFTTKTTLNGSLVKKSFKAKAEAKVLDGTVIFQNVMTIDLNNPPSAKNLPVSNTLLNVQNISISEGLIQEMLYAKSAEAQAASESSSNSEASKEEPKPGVVPIIPPGSLTIKMNNVKIGQKPFNLESKLNLTPNKVELKNADFTFSNGKGASSAVVNLAKSGVNGVFDFNLSKFDLVALKPFLPKKVLSGVHGVFSGKANGKFATTSKGVSYDVLTNVSAVNGELSGVNIGDYIKPIINSIPKLGEKYAGKEIDVDGKFSSLSLNGRFKENLYAIKSSKFVDSKKYLEVTGSGNISPIATKKSTFDVNYKDLSGKISPVLKREIGTEIVPLRLVGTGFSLKPDIQYTLKKVSKTAVKVQAKKQVEKFLKKDGKKKINKLLKGLFN
- the mtnA gene encoding S-methyl-5-thioribose-1-phosphate isomerase, with amino-acid sequence MSKVVSPLSWKDGVLSLLDQRKLPLEEIIVENKTIEDAYNSIKDMVVRGAPLIGYTGIFGMALFARGNRGASIDEYKKAAEYLNSSRPTAVNLAYELDRCVELIDQLINAGNSEKIEDELISFGHAQLDLIHRDNLAMANIAMKDLIERFGKRKYRIMTLCNTGYLACGPMGTALGVISHLFENDLIEHVYASETRPYMQGARLTSYELKKQGVPHDIVVEGSFSYLMKNKLVDAIFIGADRIVKNGDTANKIGSSTLSIVAKHYGVPFFVVAPTSSFDFTSEEGSEIPIEMRDENEILSFRDQRVAPEGTSALNPSFDVTDANCITGIICESGMIDPVTRENLLKVTGQE
- a CDS encoding Ppx/GppA phosphatase family protein encodes the protein MIRASIDIGSNSCLLCVLDLEESGFRVIESESRITSLGKDLDVNQEFLEESIQRTVKALTEYKAILDSHEISASDVVVTATEASRVAKNFSILRDIVKNQLGFIIQIISGEGEAFYTARGVVSGASKGRDIVSIMDIGGASTELIRVNAKTHEIISSVSLPIGSVRATDWLEKKAFDDNFEKIIKDNNLSEYRTDELICVAGTMTTLAAMLKNLDSFNEDDVEGYEFKYATLSKILGELENKSETEILEAYPICGKRAFSIYGGTLVAKKISEVINCNSFKISTLGLRHGVLLSGGIDERYI